In Sorghum bicolor cultivar BTx623 chromosome 10, Sorghum_bicolor_NCBIv3, whole genome shotgun sequence, one genomic interval encodes:
- the LOC8069341 gene encoding glutathione S-transferase T2, with product MAAMEDEEMEKKVQEYLQRKGLRLAEVAVQGDRNHVPTSAPPHLLTSMPGGFLSFPPNGHAYFAPPWPPQPQPGSMTQHVALGSQGKPAINVDDGDDVRTERRLSWKPDEDLRLVRAWLKYSNDPSSGSGKKEQYWGDVLAFYNSTTSTKRTRKVKHLKDRFQKIKRWVGFFCWSLKKAASSDVSEQSDDQLIEKALQFYLDDYKEGPFIVMHCWKVLRDEPKWHAILEELEKSNKRKLGDEGEVGNNTPTPEDTQEKELPIVVKEFKKQCNDKGKVRDSDTDLSETMKKYMDIQDAAKKRHDQFIEIQLRVSDAKVEAARLKREAAMLKTYNSFMSMDTRVMTDELRAEHVIGLKLLREKLFGNNN from the exons ATGGCGGCAATGGAGGACGAGGAGATGGAGAAGAAGGTGCAGGAGTACCTGCAGCGCAAGGGGTTGCGGCTCGCCGAGGTCGCGGTGCAAGGAGACCGTAACCACGTCCCTACCTCCGCGCCCCCGCACTTGCTGACCAG TATGCCTGGTGGGTTTCTAAGTTTTCCCCCAAATGGTCATGCTTATTTTGCGCCACCATGGCCTCCACAACCACAACCTGGTTCAATGACTCAACATGTTGCATTGGGTTCACAAGGCAAACCTGCCATCAACGTTGATGACGGGGATGATGTTAGGACTGAGAGGCGCCTGTCTTGGAAACCAGATGAAGACTTGAGATTG GTGCGTGCCTGGTTAAAGTATTCCAATGACCCTTCCAGCGGTAGTGGCAAGAAAGAGCAATATTGGGGAGATGTACTTGCATTCTACAACAGCACTACATCGACAAAACGGACAAGGAAAGTGAAGCATCTTAAAGACAGGTTTCAAAAGATTAAGAGATGGGTAGGTTTTTTCTGCTGGTCTTTGAAGAAGGCTGCATCAAGTGATGTCAGCGAACAATCAGATGACCAATTGATAGAAAAGGCTCTGCAATTTTATTTAGACGACTACAAAGAAGGCCCATTCATAGTTATGCATTGCTGGAAGGTTCTTCGTGACGAACCAAAGTGGCATGCAATATTGGAGGAACTTGAGAAATCAAATAAAAGGAAATTGGGTGATGAGGGGGAGGTGGGGAACAACACACCCACACCTGAAGATACCCAAGAAAAGGAACTTCCAATAGTAGTGAAAGAATTCAAGAAACAATGCAATGACAAAGGCAAGGTCAGAGATAGTGACACTGATTTGAGTGAAACTATGAAGAAGTATATGGATATTCAAGATGCTGCTAAAAAACGTCATGATCAATTCATAGAGATCCAGCTGCGGGTTTCTGATGCAAAGGTTGAGGCGGCAAGGCTCAAGAGGGAGGCTGCTATGCTGAAAACATACAACTCTTTCATGAGCATGGATACTAGGGTGATGACTGATGAGTTGAGAGCTGAGCATGTAATAGGCCTGAAGCTTCTGCGGGAAAAATTGTTTGGCAACAATAATTGA